The following coding sequences are from one Oscillatoria sp. FACHB-1406 window:
- the sufC gene encoding Fe-S cluster assembly ATPase SufC, translated as MIQENSETILSVRNLTANVEGTPILKGVNLEVKAGEIHAIMGRNGSGKSTFSKVLAGHPDYEITGGEIIFHGENILELEPEERALKGIFLAFQYPLEIPGVSNVDFLRVAYNARRKHQGLEELDVFDFEELVEERLDVVRMDPSFLSRSVNEGFSGGEKKRNEILQMALLEPSLAVLDETDSGLDIDALKIVANGVNQLATSENATVMITHYQRLLDYVKPDFVHVMQEGRIITSGGKELALELESRGYDFLDESFAEASAS; from the coding sequence AGGCGTAAACTTAGAAGTTAAAGCCGGTGAAATTCATGCCATTATGGGGCGCAACGGCTCCGGAAAAAGTACCTTCTCGAAAGTGTTAGCCGGACACCCCGACTACGAAATCACCGGCGGCGAAATTATCTTTCACGGCGAAAATATTTTAGAACTCGAACCGGAAGAACGCGCCCTCAAAGGCATCTTCCTTGCTTTTCAATATCCCCTAGAAATTCCCGGCGTGAGTAACGTCGATTTCTTGCGCGTTGCTTATAATGCCCGCCGCAAACATCAAGGTTTAGAAGAACTCGATGTCTTCGACTTTGAAGAATTAGTTGAAGAACGGCTCGATGTCGTTAGAATGGATCCGAGCTTCCTCAGCCGCAGCGTTAATGAAGGATTTTCTGGCGGCGAAAAGAAGCGGAATGAAATCTTACAAATGGCGCTATTGGAACCGAGCTTAGCGGTTTTAGATGAAACCGATTCCGGGTTGGATATTGACGCGCTGAAAATTGTAGCAAATGGCGTAAATCAGTTGGCAACGTCGGAGAATGCAACCGTGATGATTACCCACTATCAACGCTTGCTCGATTATGTCAAACCCGATTTCGTTCACGTCATGCAAGAGGGACGCATTATTACCAGCGGCGGCAAAGAATTAGCTTTAGAATTGGAATCGAGAGGATACGATTTTCTGGACGAATCTTTTGCGGAGGCGAGCGCATCATGA
- the sufD gene encoding Fe-S cluster assembly protein SufD: MTIEVSENPTLNAERPGDEYLKALLRQSEGTKVKARAEIVGWLQELRQRSAYNVVQQRMPNRQDEEWRFTDLSGLLAVDFTAAEAVSVSKNDIAPFVIPEAERSHLVFINGIYDPELSDISALPEGVFVGNLAELPLDKSYSAIEYVASHKLCEGDVFSTLNMAGFPDVGIVWAQQGVRLEVPIHLLFLTATTEQPILCHPRVLVVLEPGASLSLVEQYGSITANCPALSHHAYFTNSVAEIFLGEKASINHTRYQQEAADSFHIGTSVICQERESRYTVNAISVGAQLSRHNLEIRQLGEATETYLNGLSAIAGSQIADTHSNLHLAHPHGVADQLHKCIADDSARIIFNGKVFVPKAAQNTNAAQLNRNLLLSPKARVDTKPELQITADNVKCTHGATVSQIDAEELFYLQSRGINSDSARELLLDAFAGEILERIPLESMRQHLGQCVACRS, encoded by the coding sequence ATGACTATCGAAGTATCGGAAAACCCGACGCTGAATGCGGAACGCCCTGGCGATGAGTATTTAAAGGCGTTGTTGCGACAGAGTGAAGGGACTAAAGTAAAGGCGCGCGCAGAAATTGTGGGCTGGTTGCAAGAGTTGCGCCAGCGTTCTGCCTACAATGTCGTCCAACAGCGAATGCCAAATCGACAGGATGAGGAGTGGCGCTTTACGGATTTGTCGGGATTGTTGGCGGTAGATTTTACGGCGGCAGAAGCAGTCTCGGTTAGCAAAAATGATATCGCTCCGTTTGTTATTCCAGAAGCAGAACGCAGTCACCTGGTTTTTATTAATGGCATTTACGACCCGGAACTTTCAGATATTTCGGCTTTACCGGAAGGGGTATTTGTCGGAAATTTAGCCGAACTTCCCCTCGATAAGAGTTACAGCGCGATTGAATATGTTGCCAGTCATAAGCTTTGTGAAGGCGATGTATTTTCGACGTTGAATATGGCAGGTTTTCCCGATGTAGGGATTGTTTGGGCGCAGCAGGGCGTTCGCTTAGAAGTTCCGATTCATCTGCTCTTTTTAACAGCGACGACAGAACAACCTATTCTTTGCCATCCTCGCGTTTTAGTAGTATTGGAACCGGGCGCGAGTTTATCGCTGGTGGAACAGTATGGTTCGATTACAGCGAATTGTCCGGCGCTATCCCATCATGCTTATTTTACGAATTCAGTTGCAGAAATTTTTCTCGGGGAGAAAGCGAGTATCAATCATACGCGCTATCAACAAGAAGCTGCCGATAGCTTTCATATCGGTACGAGTGTGATTTGTCAGGAACGCGAGAGTAGATATACTGTCAATGCGATTAGTGTGGGCGCGCAATTGTCGCGGCACAATTTGGAAATCCGGCAGTTAGGGGAAGCGACGGAGACTTATTTAAATGGGTTAAGCGCGATCGCGGGCAGCCAAATCGCCGATACTCATAGTAACCTACACCTCGCCCATCCCCACGGCGTTGCCGACCAACTCCATAAATGTATTGCCGACGACAGCGCCCGCATTATTTTTAATGGGAAAGTTTTCGTTCCTAAAGCCGCGCAAAATACTAACGCCGCCCAACTCAATCGCAATTTATTGCTATCGCCGAAAGCGCGCGTCGATACCAAACCGGAATTACAAATTACTGCCGATAACGTTAAGTGTACTCACGGTGCAACGGTGAGCCAAATTGATGCTGAAGAACTGTTTTATTTACAGAGTCGCGGTATTAATTCGGATAGCGCGCGCGAATTACTTTTAGATGCGTTTGCCGGAGAAATTTTGGAGCGTATTCCCCTCGAATCGATGCGGCAGCATTTAGGGCAATGCGTTGCTTGTCGAAGTTAG
- a CDS encoding nitroreductase family protein, giving the protein MSDNNADITSDKIAETQYPIDDLLSHRWSPLAFDNRPVETDKLYSILEAARWAASCFNEQPWSYIVATSDNETEFQRLLDCLVPANQEWAKNAPVLMISVAKLNFERNGNENRHAFHDVGAASANLAIQAMALGLFVHQMGGFDIDKARETYNIPSGYEAVAAIAVGYLGESESLSEKLQQREAAPRTRKPLEQFVFSQDWGQSLQLK; this is encoded by the coding sequence ATGAGCGACAATAACGCCGATATAACCTCCGATAAAATTGCTGAAACGCAATATCCCATTGATGACTTACTGAGCCATCGTTGGAGTCCTTTAGCCTTCGACAATCGCCCCGTCGAAACTGATAAGCTCTACAGCATTTTAGAAGCAGCAAGATGGGCAGCTTCTTGCTTTAACGAGCAACCTTGGAGTTATATCGTTGCTACCTCAGATAACGAAACTGAATTTCAACGCTTGCTCGATTGTTTGGTTCCGGCAAACCAGGAATGGGCGAAGAATGCTCCCGTTTTAATGATTTCAGTCGCCAAATTAAATTTTGAGCGGAATGGTAATGAAAACCGCCATGCGTTTCATGACGTTGGTGCAGCTTCAGCTAACTTAGCCATTCAAGCAATGGCCCTCGGCTTATTTGTTCATCAAATGGGCGGATTCGACATCGATAAAGCCAGAGAAACTTATAACATTCCTTCCGGTTACGAAGCCGTTGCCGCGATCGCGGTAGGATATTTAGGAGAGTCAGAAAGTCTCTCAGAAAAACTTCAACAACGAGAAGCCGCTCCTCGCACTCGCAAACCTTTAGAACAATTTGTTTTTTCGCAGGATTGGGGACAATCTCTTCAATTAAAGTGA
- a CDS encoding SufS family cysteine desulfurase, whose translation MTALTREKSLADRVRADFPILAQEIHGKPLIYLDSAATSQKPLVVLDKLRNYYERDNANVHRGAHTLSVRATEGYEGARDKVATFINAASRNEIVFTRNASEAINLVAYSWARNSLKAGDEIILSVMEHHSNLIPWQMIAKETGAQIKHVRLSSEEGFDFEHYQSLLSDKTKLVSVVHISNTLGCINPVEEIIAEAHRYGAKVLIDACQSAPHFPLDVQAMDCDWLVASGHKMCAPSGIGFLYGKLEHLEAMPPFLGGGEMIDEVFLDHFTYAELPHKFEAGTPAIAEAIALGEAVDYLMKIGMDNLHAYEEELTAHLFAKLAKIPNLRIYGPKPTVKGKGRAALAAFNAEGLDSSDVATLLDNEGIAIRSGHHCTQPLHRILGASGSARASLYFYNTTAEIDRFVAALQETIDFFTTNLE comes from the coding sequence ATGACCGCTCTTACCCGAGAAAAAAGTTTAGCCGATCGCGTCCGCGCTGATTTCCCCATTTTAGCTCAAGAAATCCACGGCAAACCCTTAATCTATTTAGATAGTGCTGCGACTTCTCAAAAACCGCTAGTCGTTCTCGATAAATTACGGAATTACTACGAACGAGATAATGCCAACGTTCATCGCGGCGCGCATACTTTGAGCGTGAGAGCGACGGAAGGATACGAAGGCGCGCGAGATAAGGTTGCTACTTTTATCAATGCGGCTTCGCGCAATGAAATCGTCTTTACGCGCAATGCCTCGGAAGCTATTAACTTAGTGGCTTATAGTTGGGCGCGCAATAGCTTAAAAGCGGGCGATGAAATTATCCTGTCGGTGATGGAACATCACAGCAATCTCATCCCGTGGCAAATGATTGCTAAAGAAACGGGAGCGCAAATCAAGCACGTTCGCTTAAGCAGCGAAGAAGGATTCGACTTCGAGCATTATCAATCCCTACTTTCGGATAAAACGAAGTTAGTTTCCGTCGTTCATATTTCTAACACTCTGGGCTGTATCAATCCCGTTGAAGAGATTATCGCTGAAGCCCATCGCTACGGTGCAAAAGTGTTAATCGATGCTTGCCAAAGCGCGCCCCATTTTCCCCTTGACGTGCAAGCAATGGATTGCGATTGGTTAGTCGCTTCAGGGCATAAAATGTGCGCGCCCAGCGGGATAGGTTTTCTGTATGGGAAGTTGGAACACCTCGAAGCAATGCCCCCATTTTTGGGCGGCGGCGAAATGATTGATGAGGTTTTTTTAGACCATTTCACTTATGCCGAACTTCCCCATAAATTTGAGGCAGGAACGCCAGCCATTGCAGAGGCTATTGCGTTAGGAGAGGCAGTCGATTATTTAATGAAGATTGGTATGGATAATCTTCATGCTTACGAAGAAGAACTAACCGCCCATTTGTTCGCAAAACTCGCTAAAATTCCTAACCTAAGAATTTACGGCCCGAAACCGACGGTTAAAGGCAAAGGAAGGGCAGCACTGGCAGCGTTTAATGCGGAAGGATTAGACTCTAGCGACGTTGCAACGCTCTTGGATAACGAAGGAATTGCGATTCGTTCCGGACACCACTGCACGCAACCTTTGCATCGCATTTTAGGCGCTTCTGGAAGCGCGCGCGCGAGCTTATATTTTTACAATACAACCGCAGAAATCGATCGCTTCGTTGCCGCTTTGCAAGAAACCATCGATTTCTTTACCACAAATCTGGAATAA
- a CDS encoding peptidoglycan-binding domain-containing protein — protein sequence MNKRIICTAAILTCSISMLAGLPARAQYPTSPTPQAAPAAAPATTVELPTLRKGASGGAVRLLQNILIAGSHLQPSDRTGSFDNKTEAAVKKFQTQYNLTADGIVGAATWRMLGGTLWD from the coding sequence ATGAATAAGAGAATTATCTGTACTGCCGCCATTCTCACCTGCTCGATTTCGATGCTAGCCGGTCTTCCGGCACGCGCGCAATACCCCACCAGCCCTACCCCCCAAGCTGCCCCCGCTGCCGCGCCAGCGACAACCGTAGAGCTTCCCACTCTGCGGAAAGGGGCGAGCGGTGGAGCCGTGCGCTTGCTCCAGAATATTTTAATAGCAGGAAGCCATCTCCAACCGAGCGATCGCACCGGCAGCTTCGATAACAAAACCGAGGCAGCCGTCAAAAAATTTCAGACTCAATACAACCTCACCGCCGATGGCATTGTCGGGGCGGCGACTTGGCGGATGCTGGGCGGTACGCTCTGGGATTAA
- a CDS encoding ATP-binding protein: protein MADIDQIICREINPFDIESLKPGNFWQEQQDKALTVDSIHQNAITEIEELLDRVAADNRSRTVLLLGDPGSGKSYLLGRMKRVFNPKAFFAYIGPWPNSDRIWQHVLRYTVDSLMHTPEGQTESQLMLWLKSLSVFRKLSMKEVFFEESVWNLLRSNRQKFIKQFRDTYRNKGIYNAENFFGVLHDLTDPNLSDIACDWLRGEDLSEESLAVLKVKQSILTEEAACETLYNLGRIATETQPIVLCFDQLDGIPPSPNGLLDLQALFNVNTNIHNQKLESLLIIISITTDTWNKNSKQVHLSDLDRIDKQVRLKQITTEQIEALWSMRLHSLHQQAQPRPASSIYPLDKQQIKINFPGGRAIPRAALVVGRDLFKTHKQGLIINPIIEPSGEDEILPAFNLAWQNEYKKVRQKISKIVFLSAPELIQRLKSTLVGLQVKIEAEKLLSGSYSSYSFSFLHLQTKQIMGVVWTEDANMRSFYNIMKACQKVLDDKQVIKLYLIRASDVSNPNLSGTKLYQKIFKTASHQHLRETLTSVHYLETYHSLLNAVKAHELVVAGKTINLEELNSLVRQAGVLEQCQLLQDLKLFSGTTPHPVKPDPDNLKEVKNFLLNRLQTQGFTSLKTLIENVSSHFESVDRTQIEEQVNCLVQEQKIKISNPKDAPEKQLVFWIPASQKHPIARSQ, encoded by the coding sequence ATGGCAGACATCGACCAAATTATCTGTAGAGAGATCAATCCCTTTGATATCGAATCGCTTAAACCGGGAAACTTCTGGCAAGAGCAACAAGATAAAGCCTTAACCGTTGATTCGATCCATCAAAACGCTATTACTGAAATTGAAGAATTGCTCGATCGCGTTGCAGCCGACAACCGCAGTCGCACCGTCTTACTCCTAGGGGATCCCGGTTCGGGAAAAAGTTATTTGCTGGGCAGAATGAAGCGCGTTTTTAACCCCAAAGCGTTTTTTGCTTATATTGGCCCTTGGCCGAATAGCGATCGCATTTGGCAGCACGTTCTGCGCTACACGGTCGATAGTTTAATGCACACTCCCGAAGGACAAACCGAGTCGCAACTGATGCTGTGGCTAAAGAGTTTATCTGTCTTTCGCAAACTTTCCATGAAAGAAGTCTTCTTTGAGGAAAGTGTTTGGAACTTGCTACGCAGCAACCGCCAAAAATTTATTAAACAATTTCGGGATACTTACCGCAATAAAGGTATTTATAACGCTGAAAACTTCTTCGGTGTTCTCCACGACTTAACCGATCCCAATTTGAGCGATATTGCCTGCGATTGGTTGCGCGGCGAAGATTTGAGCGAAGAATCCCTCGCAGTCTTAAAAGTCAAGCAATCGATTCTGACCGAAGAAGCAGCCTGCGAAACGCTCTACAATTTAGGGAGAATCGCAACAGAAACACAACCGATTGTATTGTGCTTCGACCAACTCGATGGTATTCCCCCTTCTCCCAATGGATTGCTGGATTTGCAAGCCTTATTTAACGTGAATACCAACATTCACAACCAGAAGCTCGAAAGCTTACTGATTATTATCAGTATTACCACTGATACTTGGAATAAAAACTCCAAACAAGTTCATCTTTCCGACCTCGACCGCATCGACAAACAAGTTCGCCTCAAACAAATTACAACCGAGCAAATTGAGGCGCTGTGGTCGATGCGACTTCATTCCTTACATCAGCAAGCGCAACCGCGTCCTGCATCCAGCATTTACCCCTTAGATAAGCAGCAAATTAAAATTAACTTCCCAGGCGGAAGAGCAATACCGAGAGCCGCTTTAGTTGTGGGAAGAGATTTGTTTAAAACCCATAAACAAGGTTTAATCATAAATCCAATCATTGAACCTTCAGGAGAAGACGAAATTCTTCCCGCCTTCAATCTCGCTTGGCAAAACGAATACAAAAAAGTTCGTCAAAAAATTTCAAAAATCGTTTTTCTTTCCGCTCCCGAACTGATTCAACGACTCAAATCTACTTTAGTTGGGCTGCAAGTCAAAATCGAAGCGGAAAAATTACTATCCGGCAGCTACAGTTCCTACTCCTTTAGTTTCCTACATCTACAAACCAAGCAAATCATGGGAGTAGTTTGGACGGAAGATGCCAACATGAGAAGTTTCTATAACATCATGAAAGCTTGTCAGAAAGTTCTCGACGACAAACAAGTTATAAAACTTTATTTGATACGAGCTAGTGATGTTAGCAATCCTAATCTTTCTGGAACCAAACTCTATCAAAAAATCTTCAAAACTGCATCTCACCAACACCTCAGAGAAACCCTAACATCCGTTCACTATTTAGAGACCTATCACTCTCTCCTCAACGCCGTTAAAGCTCATGAATTAGTCGTTGCCGGTAAAACCATCAACTTAGAAGAACTTAACTCGCTCGTGCGGCAAGCCGGAGTTTTAGAACAATGCCAACTCTTGCAAGATTTAAAGTTATTTTCCGGTACAACGCCGCATCCTGTAAAACCCGACCCTGACAACCTTAAAGAGGTTAAAAATTTTCTGCTCAACCGCCTTCAAACGCAAGGATTTACGAGTCTTAAAACCCTTATCGAAAATGTTTCCTCTCACTTTGAAAGTGTAGATCGTACCCAGATAGAAGAACAGGTAAATTGTCTCGTACAGGAGCAAAAAATCAAGATTAGCAATCCCAAGGACGCGCCCGAAAAGCAGTTAGTATTTTGGATTCCTGCCAGCCAAAAACATCCGATCGCGCGATCGCAGTAA
- a CDS encoding DNA translocase FtsK has protein sequence MIYLTDNAEIRAAIARLSGSKILWLDTETADWQTANPHLSLIQILTDARDLTGKTVYLLDVLNRPQLIELFIDTLMVNEGIKKVFHNAGYDLRFLGKDRAQNVVCTYKIAKKISLARLGTSNLKLKTLAAQLCHFKNVDAESGQSDWGQRPLAEKQLHYAAMDVVYLAQVHKRLLALKDSGVIVEKSKPFSATQLRLAMECPRLFYLDHHFGGKTLFIPRHSADNLVLSRPKGVGAVFHRLAFNFIRFAKQDASFYNLFTELTTPLNQESLATALQQYFYEFCFFPYLLEKTQQHPERAPMLLEIWNGFIQLIPYWAEWLLNNYPYLPTDTLLHRTFIAEELLLEYEFSLSNGKTQTASGQLDALFANLSKKRLCVVDYKTYEPVDPSAQLAQVALYSYIVWTKRKIPVDAAIYCVLPEFKSYYYSWEQLEETVHQLIPYKLQQMQEWSAWQSGESNPPPPTPQPHLCEICPQQEKCQSLFPEKPEPIRVPSTGGNNSSTEESEKRHPDKVALNAVEIASQLLAVLQSFKLEADYLGAVVGSAFIRVKLKPSLGVKVSSLLKLSDDLQVQLNLPAAPMIAAQSGYVSVDLPREDRQAVRFEDYVQRQGQGAGAPSRIAIGVNLEGKLVEADLSDPNTCHFLVGGTTGSGKSEFLRSLLLSLLYRYSPQQLKIALVDPKRVTFPEFDRIPWLHSPTVKDSDSAISLMEDLVAEMERRYQRFEAARCSHLDAYNQKHAPLPRIVCIFDEYADFMTEKETRIALETSIKRIGAMARAAGIHLIIATQRPEAGVVTPIIRSNLPGRVALRTASEADSGIILGGKQSEAAYLLGKGDLLYSGGAQLQRLQGLWAEQFQLSISESGVG, from the coding sequence GTGATTTATTTAACCGATAACGCTGAAATTCGGGCCGCGATCGCGCGTTTGAGTGGCAGCAAAATTCTCTGGCTGGATACAGAAACCGCCGATTGGCAAACGGCTAACCCTCATCTTTCCTTAATTCAAATTTTGACCGATGCGAGGGACTTAACTGGAAAAACCGTCTATCTTCTCGATGTTCTCAACCGTCCCCAGTTAATCGAATTATTTATTGACACTTTGATGGTTAATGAAGGTATTAAAAAAGTGTTTCATAATGCGGGCTACGATCTGCGCTTTCTGGGCAAAGATCGCGCTCAGAACGTTGTCTGTACTTATAAAATAGCTAAAAAAATCTCGCTCGCTCGCTTAGGAACTTCCAACCTAAAACTCAAAACTTTAGCCGCGCAACTTTGCCATTTCAAAAATGTTGATGCCGAATCCGGGCAAAGCGATTGGGGACAGCGCCCGCTCGCCGAAAAGCAGTTACATTATGCGGCAATGGATGTCGTTTATTTAGCACAAGTCCACAAACGTTTGTTAGCCTTAAAAGACTCAGGAGTGATTGTAGAGAAGTCCAAACCGTTCAGCGCAACGCAACTTCGCCTTGCAATGGAATGTCCGCGCCTCTTTTATTTAGACCATCATTTCGGCGGCAAAACTTTATTTATTCCTCGTCATTCTGCCGATAACCTTGTATTATCACGCCCGAAAGGAGTTGGTGCAGTTTTTCATAGACTCGCCTTCAATTTTATTCGCTTTGCTAAACAGGATGCTAGTTTTTACAACCTTTTTACCGAACTCACGACACCCTTAAATCAAGAAAGTCTGGCGACAGCACTGCAACAATACTTCTATGAATTCTGCTTTTTTCCTTACTTACTCGAAAAAACGCAGCAGCACCCAGAACGCGCCCCCATGCTTCTAGAAATTTGGAACGGATTTATTCAACTGATTCCATATTGGGCAGAATGGTTGCTTAACAATTATCCTTACCTTCCTACCGATACTCTCCTTCACCGCACCTTTATCGCTGAAGAATTGCTGCTAGAATATGAATTCTCACTTTCTAATGGTAAAACGCAAACCGCGAGCGGTCAACTCGATGCGTTGTTTGCTAATCTCTCCAAAAAACGGCTCTGTGTGGTAGACTATAAAACCTACGAACCCGTCGATCCGTCCGCGCAACTCGCCCAAGTTGCCCTTTACAGTTACATCGTCTGGACAAAGCGAAAAATCCCTGTTGATGCTGCAATTTATTGCGTTCTTCCTGAGTTTAAGTCCTATTATTATTCTTGGGAACAACTTGAGGAAACCGTTCATCAACTCATTCCTTATAAATTACAACAGATGCAGGAGTGGAGCGCGTGGCAATCGGGAGAATCCAACCCGCCGCCCCCAACTCCTCAGCCTCACCTTTGCGAGATTTGCCCGCAACAAGAAAAGTGCCAAAGTTTGTTTCCGGAGAAACCCGAGCCGATTAGAGTTCCCTCTACCGGCGGCAACAATTCATCTACGGAAGAGTCTGAAAAACGGCACCCCGATAAAGTCGCGCTTAATGCCGTCGAAATCGCCAGTCAACTCCTTGCCGTCCTGCAATCTTTTAAACTCGAAGCTGACTATTTGGGTGCAGTTGTCGGCAGTGCTTTTATCCGCGTTAAATTAAAGCCGAGTTTGGGCGTAAAAGTTAGTTCGCTACTCAAACTTTCTGACGATTTGCAAGTGCAACTCAACCTTCCCGCAGCACCGATGATTGCGGCACAATCGGGATATGTAAGCGTCGATTTGCCGCGCGAGGATCGGCAGGCGGTGCGGTTTGAGGATTACGTGCAGCGGCAAGGACAAGGGGCGGGCGCGCCGTCGCGGATTGCGATTGGGGTGAATCTGGAGGGAAAGTTGGTGGAGGCGGATTTGTCGGATCCGAATACCTGTCATTTTTTGGTGGGGGGAACGACGGGAAGCGGAAAGAGTGAGTTTTTGCGATCGCTCCTACTCTCTCTCCTCTATCGTTACAGTCCCCAACAGCTTAAAATTGCTCTCGTAGACCCCAAACGAGTCACCTTTCCGGAGTTCGATCGCATACCGTGGTTGCACTCGCCGACGGTAAAAGACAGCGACAGCGCAATTTCCTTAATGGAAGATTTAGTTGCAGAAATGGAGCGCCGCTACCAACGCTTTGAAGCCGCCCGCTGTTCCCATCTCGATGCTTACAACCAAAAGCACGCGCCGCTTCCCCGCATTGTTTGCATCTTTGACGAGTATGCCGATTTCATGACCGAAAAGGAGACGCGCATCGCCCTCGAAACGAGCATCAAACGCATCGGTGCAATGGCCAGGGCCGCCGGTATTCACTTAATTATCGCTACCCAACGCCCAGAAGCAGGCGTTGTTACGCCGATTATCCGCTCGAACCTTCCCGGCAGAGTTGCGCTGCGAACGGCGAGTGAAGCCGATTCTGGGATTATTTTAGGCGGCAAACAGTCGGAGGCCGCGTATTTGTTAGGAAAAGGCGATCTTTTGTACTCTGGTGGCGCGCAACTCCAACGCCTGCAAGGATTATGGGCTGAACAGTTCCAACTTTCCATCTCTGAATCGGGTGTGGGATAG